The proteins below are encoded in one region of Malaclemys terrapin pileata isolate rMalTer1 chromosome 8, rMalTer1.hap1, whole genome shotgun sequence:
- the CCNI2 gene encoding cyclin-I2: protein MKCTGSSECQRFTFLLENALIREARNWKVPVFWNFTLKGTDISPSHYEKAVLWIAELSSQFQFYSETFALAINILNRLLASVKAQVKYLRCIAITCLVLAAKTNEEDEVIPSVKKLAVRSGCKCSPAEILRMERIILDKLHWDLYTATPMDFLNIFHAMVMSNWPHLLNGLPQMNPSRHVAFLTKQLQHCMACHQLLQFKGSTLALVIITLELERLTPDWFPVITDLLKKAQVSSTKFIHCKELVDQQLIHPSNAVYIFNPANHAIRAHPEGKLPCYYPEWKNSSQISSRVIVSQPLPATFTPTSVKIHEDSMETDEFYDGFRHLYNEDGVPEGGRVSITGSCNNLRQGESSSPCPPLQPPEIN, encoded by the exons ATGAAGTGTACCGGATCTTCTGAGTGTCAGAGATTTACGTTCCTACTAGAGAATGCCCTAATAAGAGAGGCCAGGAATTGGAAGGTGCCAGTTTTTTGGAATTTCACACTGAAG GGCACAGATATCTCTCCATCACATTATGAGAAAGCAGTTCTCTGGATTGCAGAATTAAGCTCCCAGTTCCAATTTTACTCTGAAACATTTGCCTTGGCTATCAACATTCTTAACCGGTTATTGGCATCAGTAAAG GCACAAGTAAAATATCTTCGGTGCATAGCAATTACCTGCCTCGTCCTTGCAGCAAAAACCAACGAAGAAGATGAg GTAATACCATCAGTGAAGAAGCTTGCAGTGCGGAGTGGTTGTAAATGCTCTCCAGCTGAGATTTTGAGAATGGAAAGAATTATACTAGATAAGCTTCACTGGGATCTTTACACAGCGACACCTATGGATTTCTTAAACATT TTCCATGCCATGGTGATGTCCAACTGGCCCCATCTACTAAATGGGCTGCCTCAGATGAATCCTTCCCGCCATGTTGCGTTCTTGACCAAACAGCTACAGCACTGTATGGCATGCCACCAACTACTGCAGTTTAAGGGCTCCACATTGGCTTTGGTGATCATCACCTTAGAGTTGGAGAGGCTGACTCCTGACTGGTTTCCTGTTATTACTGATCTGCTAAAAAAAGCACAG GTTAGTAGCACCAAATTCATCCATTGTAAAGAGCTTGTGGATCAGCAGCTAATACATCCATCCAATGCTGTTTATATCTTTAATCCTGCCAACCACGCCATCCGAGCTCATCCCGAGGGAAAGTTACCCTGCTATTATCCTGAATGGAAGAATTCAAGTCAAATTAGTTCAAGGGTCATTGTGAGTCAGCCACTTCCAGCAACTTTCACACCTACTTCAGTCAAAATTCATGAAGACAGCATGGAGACAGATGAATTCTATGATGGATTCAGGCACCTATACAATGAGGATGGTGTCCCAGAAGGTGGAAGGGTCAGCATCACTGGCTCATGCAATAATCTGAGGCAAGGAGAAAGTAGTTCCCCTTGTCCTCCATTACAGCCACCTGAAATTAACTAG